Proteins co-encoded in one Jeotgalibacillus malaysiensis genomic window:
- a CDS encoding tellurite resistance methyltransferase: MNAWDRRFQNKAYIYGKEPNEFVVYAQNKLNLKKGSLLAVAEGEGRNAVFMAEKGLSVTAWDYAEEGLKKTQALAAERHVHVQTALADLTDADWMPEAYDAVVNVFGHIEPAGRESMLEGIKSTIKPGGYYISEVYSKHQLPYKSGGPPKEDFLYDAGKMLETFKGWKIIHFFTGEVTRQEGKLHNGLSHVIQIIAQKI, translated from the coding sequence ATGAATGCATGGGATAGAAGGTTTCAGAACAAAGCCTATATTTACGGAAAAGAACCGAATGAATTTGTTGTATACGCACAGAACAAACTGAACTTGAAGAAGGGTTCCTTGCTTGCAGTTGCTGAAGGAGAAGGCAGAAATGCTGTATTTATGGCCGAAAAAGGACTCAGCGTGACAGCGTGGGATTACGCGGAAGAAGGACTGAAGAAAACGCAGGCCCTGGCTGCTGAAAGACACGTTCACGTTCAGACCGCACTGGCTGATCTGACTGATGCAGATTGGATGCCTGAAGCTTATGATGCTGTCGTGAATGTATTTGGTCATATTGAGCCTGCGGGGAGAGAGTCAATGCTTGAGGGAATTAAGAGCACCATTAAACCAGGCGGCTATTATATCAGTGAGGTGTATTCAAAGCATCAGCTTCCTTATAAATCAGGTGGTCCACCAAAGGAAGATTTTTTATATGATGCAGGAAAAATGCTTGAGACTTTTAAAGGCTGGAAGATCATTCACTTCTTCACCGGTGAAGTCACAAGGCAGGAAGGTAAGCTGCATAATGGCCTGTCGCATGTGATTCAGATTATTGCACAAAAAATCTGA